The Daphnia pulex isolate KAP4 chromosome 7, ASM2113471v1 genome includes the window ACTCAAACAAGGAAACATTTGACCATACAGTGTACAGTATACCCTAATACCGTATTTGGTATAACTTTCTAAAAACAGCTCTATAATACAGAATCAGCTATCTCGGATagaaaatcgaatttttcgttttcttttcttttatcgattagttcaatttttattttacgatatttcttaaaaagataaaagcgCCAACTATTATCATATAAATTTTAGTGGGCTACGCTagtcaaatttatttctttagacGTGCGTGATGAATATCGCGAATAATAACACAGGATGAAGATGTGTATTAGCATCCTGCACGGGTTATACACGAATAGTACGGAAATTCATCATCATACATTTGCTggtgtgtgtgggtgggtggaagACACACGCCAAAGTAGTCGCCGGATATATTCATATTCATTGTAAAATTAACCTGAATTTCGGCACGCATCTTCTTCGCGGATGTaattgaaacaattaaaattcaaaactcgCGGAAATCGATAAACAGCCTCACGTTTTATATGACGGAGAATACAATCCGCCGATTCAGTGAGGCACAAACGCGAGCTGCGGCGTATACACAAGGAACCCACAAGTCCATAACAATAATAGCAGCGCAACTCGAGAGTCTTTTTCCATCTCTCGAGTCGAGTCTCAAAGAATATAACTATGGGGACAAAGACGGATGATGGGTGTATAATGATAACCAGCTGATAGCTCAACTGGAAAGAATCGCCGTAGGCTGCACGGACGCATCAAAAGAgacgaatgaaaaatgtagGTTAACCATCAGAAGTAGCTAGACAAAAGACTCAAAAAGGGGCTActtcttttcgtttcaaaAGATAGTAGTATACATGAATAATCAAACAAACCCTAGCTagccccagcagcagcgcatcACCGTACGTATACAAAAATTGTTGACTCTGGCCATTATaacctgaagaaaagaaacgctGTGTGCGTCAGCGAAAATAATCCTTCTTTTACAAATAGTCAAATAGACAAAACTATTCGCCTGCAAACGTTTTGGATGCCTTGATGATGACAAATGTCGCAATGGGCTAGGCATCCAAACTTGTGAAAAGAAAGTGTTTTTATGACGTCGTGATGCGAGGTATAGGTATAAATCGTGGTCTTATATATGCGTATACACGCAGTTCTATATCACGCCCGCGTTTGCCCGCGCTGCTGCCGCTCTTTTATCGTTTTATTATCGGgcggggaaaacaaaaatggcgaaaaatggTGGCCGCGGGAGAGAGTAGATGTGCCGTTGAATGTGTAGCTCCCGTTAGATTAGGTTGTAGATCTCAAAACGTAGGCTAATATACGCCCGCGAAAACCTGATGAAAAGCAAATGgagataaatttaaaacgCGCATATCATATTATATATTGATGCTCAAGTTGGTCATCCGGTGGTTTCCTTCTCGTCCTGTTTTGAGCCGAACTTTTAAAAGCGCATCATGTTATTTGTCTGCCGGACAATGGcacaagcaacaacaaaaagaagtcGTTTTTGCTATATCACAAAAAGCACCTGTTGTGTGTCATAACTCTGTAGATACAGTAGTCTATATGCATATCGACTGTTTGTGTGTAGAACTGTATGGTGGGCGGTCCCACGTCTACATGACTACTATATTTGTCCTAGTTCCGAACGAGGGCTGAGAGCGAGCGTAATAAGGCCTGAGAGAAAATAGGCCTACAAAAATTCTAAcctaaaggagagagaaacacagCACAGGACGACTGTATACCGTaggggggaaatgaaataaaattcaacccaacaagaagaagaagaagaactgtgtgtgtgtgtgtgggttgaaaataaatacacGGCACCAACTCAGACATGACGGCAGAGCGGGGGGAAACGTTCAGTCGTTTCAGTCCTGGGCGAACCGAGCCAGCGTCGAGTTGGTTCTTTTGATTTGCTCTCCGAGATTCATCACTGTTTGGTCGCGTCGGTGTtgaataattatatttaaatcGAGGTGAAAATGTTACTCCTCCTGCCCATGCAAAGCTTCTACTCGCAGTGGATTAGTCTCATTGGATTCAACTGGACGACGTGGTTCGTGTTGGCGTCGTGCGCCGTTCTCGCCTGGATTTGTTGGCGCAATTCGCGTTACGTTCGGCTCATCAACGCCGTCCCGGGACCCAAAGGAATCCCGATCCTGGGCAACCTCCTGGAACTCAACGTCGGTCAAGTCGGTAATAAGATTGTGTCCAGTATACGcgtggaaaaataatttcaattcgaTTGAATTTCTAAAGAATTCTTGAGGATCGTCCATCGTGAATGGGTGGAAAAACACGGACCCATTTACCGCGGTTGGGGAGGCTCTCGTTCCATCGTCTGCATCTCCTCTCCGGAATTGATGGaggtttgttttggtttttccaaATATTATATTCAGTCATAGAATTAGATTTATAGATTTATGAAGTTTCACCACGTCAGCTGTTGCAATTTCTAGCCGATTCTGGCCAGCCAGAAACTCATCACCAAAGGCAAGGAATACTCTTACCTGAGCAGGTGGCTAGGCGCTTGCATGTTTCTGACGACAGGTAGTACTATACTAAAAACAGATTGGACATTTTGATGTTAACACGGGGACCCAATGACCTATTCAAACAATTATTCTAAAACAATTTGGCTGTGACCAAAAAAAGGACTGCGATGGAGAAGCCGTCGCCGACTTCTGACCCCGGCTTTCCATTTCCAGATTTTGGAGAGTTTCTTCGATGTTTTCAACGATCAAAGTCAACAGCTGATCAAGGAACTGGACGCAGCTGCTGCCGCCCGTCCCGCCGCGTCCGTCGACGGCTCCGTCAACGTCTACAAGATACTGACGCAGTGCGCACTGGATATTATCTGCGGTTGGCCcacatttcttcttatttttgttttaaatttttctaaattctgaCGACTTTTCTTCGGTCTttttggctggctggccgtTAGATGTATATTTTTCTCTAATGATTACGGTATATAGTGCGCGCATGTTTTGAATGTCCAGTTAATGTCTTGTGTCTTATGTGTCTATACTCACGATTGGCTAACCCATAACGAacgtgtgctgtgtgctgtgctagATTCGTCAATGGGCCGACAGGTGAGGAAACGGGAAGAAACCAGCGGCTATCTGCATTCCATCAACAGGTAAGAGAGTCACTCTCCGAGCTGTCCTTTGCGTCCCACGATGGGCTTTTTTCGTGTTACataacagaaaaaaggggggagaggtTTTCCGTTTAGCCTGTTTTTTTATCCTAGACGATGTGGGTAAGGGTTGGGAGAGATAAACGGGTTAATGTTATTCAAGAAATCAAACCCCATCTCGGCTTTTATAGTgtttttgggttctttttatttttttctatttggttgTCATGCTGCATATAGGATCACACAGATAGTTATGGAAAGGAGTCTGAGACCTTGGCTAGACAGTGACCTACTGTTTAACCTTTCGGCACTGGGTCGCGAGAATCAGCGTTGCGTCAAAATCCTCCACGATTTCACCAATCAGGTGATCCAGGACCGCAAGCAAATGCTCAACAACAATCAGAGTGACGACTCTGTGGACCATGTCAAATCTCAAGAAGAATCCCCAAGTAAATTAATTCATCAATCAACTGAATCATCATTGCCATTTAATGtcctatttttataaattcaaagaaaggaGATTAGCTTTTCTCGACCTGTTGATTCAAGCGTCGGAGAATGGCGACAAGCTGAGCGATGACGACATCCGCGAAGAAGTGGACACCTTCATGTTTGCCGTGAGTAAATTGGCTGACCAAAACCGGTCCAGTACacctttgatgttttttttctaaaataaatagaatttcGACTCGGTTTATTAAGGGACACGACACGACGGCGACGGCCATGAGTTGGTTTCTCTACTGCATCGCCAGAAATCCGGAAGAGCAGGTATAGTCTAAAAATAGACAATTTCAAATCGTTATGCACAATTATGCAGcaccttttttaatatttacatgTCTGTTGTACCTTGATGGGGTGTCATCAGAAACTGTTGTTCGACGAAGTGGACGAGGTGTTTGAGGACAGCGACAGGCCGTGCACGCCGCAAGATGCGGCCAACCTCAAATACCTCGACTGTTGTATCAAAGAGACTCTGCGGATGTACCCCAGCATTCCGGGAGTGATGAGGACCATCACGGAAGACACAGAAATCGGTAAGGCTTCAATGACGATGCTAAAAACCTAACGGTTATtaacgaaaatgaatttgtgATTTCAATCTTTGATTCTATATCCAGGCGGATATGTTTTACCAGCTGGATTGTCGGTGGCTCTGCTCATCTACGGAATGCATCGCAACCCCAAAGTCTATCCAGAGCCTGACACATTTAAACCGGAGAGGTTCTTACCCGAGCACAGCGCCAACCGCCATCCGTACGCCTTCATCCCATTTAGCGCGGGACCGCGCAATTGCATCGgtaaaatgatcaaaaatgttgcatcatcatctttctttttttgaatcatCTCATCTGTCCGCCATATGCAACATGTAGGACAAAAGTACGCTCAATTCGAACTGAAAGTGGTTTTATCCTGGGTGTTGCGCAAATTTGAATTCTCGCTGGCCGACCCGTCGTGCCCGGCCGTGAGCGCTTCCAGCGAGATCGTGCTCAAGCCGGTGGACGGCATCCACTTGTCGGTCAAACCGCGCCAGCCCAATCACTCAGCAACCGCCGCTTAAAATATCAATCGCaactcagcaacaacaacaacacaaaattgaTACGGAATTAATCATTGCGTAATGTAATACAGTTCGTGATTGAATTTGACCGGGCGGCAATTTTTACAAATCTAAGGTAAAAcatgaatcaaataatatcaaaGTGGCGCATGACACATTTTATACAAGAGTCACAGATCCCCTCAATATGATTTTAATACATTTATTATTAagataacttttaaaaatacgtCAATACATGTAATATGTCAATAAAACTGAACTCTCGTTATACCCTTTGATACGACACGTGACTATCACTTCCGCACAGGCAAATATTTTTCCCACTTTGCAGGCGGTTTTCTTGATGTGCATTTTTCTCGAtcacaattaaaaatcgatttgGAACAACCGCATTCCCGCGCTTCTTCTTCGCTCATCATTCACGCGGGCGAAATTGGCGGCTGGCCAAATTCGTTGCGGTTAAAAGTGGCGTGTTGTGTACTTGTTAGACGCGCATACGTTTCGTATTATTCCCTTTGAAATCGGCAAATCACGTCACCGACACTCACGTTGGATAGTAGTACACAGTCTACCGTAATATAAATCACCGAATATCTAATCGCATTTGTATACGGTTCTATAAACGGCAATACAATCGGCGGGATTGACCAGCTTTTTGGTCGGCACTACATGTGGCGGGCGCGCGGCCTCTCGTCAACTTGGCAGATGGAAGAATTGAGGTCACCGGTAAGACGAATGcggttttgttctttttaccTTGGAAGGAATCAAATGTGTGACGTATGTACGCCTTGACACGCGGAAATCATCATTCTTCAAGGTCTGACGGTGACGTTGTTTTGATATATAACTGTCTTGCATGCATGTCGATatgttttttgggttgttttatTCAACGGGTGGAACCTTACCAAGTCCAAGGTCCCAACTGGCTATAGGTGCTGTGTGTTACCTAATAATATAGAGAGACGCGGTGGATATAACCTCATAAGAATACGGTATCACGACACAGTTTTTAACTGCCTggagaattttgtttttaatggcAAGCGCGCAGTTTGTTGGTGATGACGTCACAGGAGATGCAacttgataaaataaaaaagaggttcgaaatttaattattattatttttttagaatatcataaatcgttttattttaaaatggtcaattcttattttattgttcCGGAGGCGGTGAAAGATTGACACTTATGTATCGATCATTTTAAGTCGAAGTTgagttgttttttgggggggtttagATGACTGTCGTCATGCGGCAGAACTCGGCAGAACATTGCCGAAAATATTCGATGAATTCGACTGCGGGACTTTCTATAACTCGACAGCCAAAAATTTCAGCAGCGAAAGTTTGATGTGTGTGGCAGACGGTTGATATCAGGAAACTCAAATCAATCCGGAAATTTCTATGCGTTTCTGAAACAGCTGAATATATGCACTTTTTATCAAACTTAATTCGCAACTGGTAAGTGCGCTGTACTATCATCAAATCAGTTGATTATAGGGAATATCAAACACTCTTGTTACATACACCAATGACGGATTCAATTGGATTTCATCATAATTCTATATTTGTATGACACAATCTCTTACACATCTTGACATTGACAGATAACAGGAATAGGGCAGAGATTAAAGGATCGGTGAGTATATTATTACCACAGATTTTGGTTATAAGGAACCACCTATCTATTGGCACTTTCACCTTTTATACCTTCTCATAGAAAGTCGACCACAACAGAGATCAAAGTTGAATGACGCCTGAATAACAGCTTGAACGCCCGACCAAAATAAGACGGCACCAAAGGAAGTAACGGGAAAACCCTTTATAAAAGACGTCAAACAGGACTCACCGTGTTACTTATATATGTAGTTAGACGTAATATATGAGATCAACAGCTTATAATAGACACATAAAAAACCAAGTTTCAATGCTGGTTTTTAGACATTTCACTTTCGCTCGGGCtcaaaaatataattgaaagCCGGGCATATCGCATTAGCCTTTTGTTAACTCGAGTGTCATATATAGGAGGGCGTGGCTCACGCACTTAACTATCACTCAACTCTGAAATACTCGACAATCAGAAATTCTACTTAAGTCTAAAGtgaaaaaacataataatGGCGTTGAATCATTTTGTCGTTTACTAGTCGATGGtgtaaataattattttgcatTCACTTgtagctattattattatgtaacTCGAGTTTCGCAGACGACACTGAGATGCTACCGACCTCgatcctcttttttaaaatttgttttaagaaAAGGGAATGATTACGAAACAGACAGAAGAGTTTTTTCCCGTCCCGACTGTCATCAAGTGTCCGTGAAGTCGTCGAATTCCAGAAAGAGAAACTTGTGTGTCGCTTATCCTTTTTATATTCCAAgaaacgaaaccaaaaaacatttggctACGAAATTTCGTTGAAAAATGTATTAACAAAGATTCATTGGCAAATAAGGACATTTTCAAACAGGATACGAttatttaaacaagaaaaataaaaaggatcgGTTTGCGGTTGATTCTATAATTATTCGTGAAAATGAATTGGAACgacaaaacaaatggaaacatTCGACCCAGTACGCGAATGAACGATTTGTCGTAGCGAGGATATAACGGAGAGATTTGCGATGCGGCGATGAGAATTATTTAACGGATGTAAGCACTAGTAGTTGGATCGTGATTGATTCACGCCATCAACTGTCGTCCGTTTGGAGACGATGAGAGGTACTCCGTGTTTGGGTTTCAGTACGACTTCGCTGGATGGGGTGAGCATGGGCTGCGACATATCCGCAACCGCAAACCGGAACTGGCGCATCAAATTGGCCAGGACGATTTTGATCTCCAGAATGCCGTACTTTTGCCctgcaaaacaaattgaataattaatattcaattaataatctaaaaatttatttaccgATGCAATTGCGGGGTCCGGCGCTGAATGGAATGAAGGCGTACGGATGTCGGCCGACGCAGTTCTCCGGAAGGAATCGCTCCGGCTTGAAAGCCTCCGGATCGGGATAAACCAGCGGACTGTGGTGCATTCCGTAAATCATCAAGGCCACAGAGACGCCAGCAGGTAATGTATATCCACCTGCGACGACCAAAATGTAATTTAAGATGacaccattttttaaattttcgacTATACTATTACCTATGTCAATATCCTCGGTGAGGGATCGCATGACGGCTGGCACACTTGGATAGAGCCTGAGGGTTTCCTTGATGCAACACTCTAAGTATTTGAGCTGGGCCGCGTCCTGTGTGCTGCACGGACGCTCGGCGTCGCCGCCAAACACCTGATCCACCTCTTCCATGACCATTTGCTGCACGCGGAAAAGATAACAAGAGTGaccagaaaaacaacaatttatcctttttggggtttctttCATTCGAATTTAATGGCAATAGACATCAAAAAGACATTATAGTATGTATTTCTACTATATAGTATACCTGGTGCTCTGGGTGTTTGGCGATGCAGTAGAGGAACCACGTCATGGCAGAGGCCGTCGTGTCGTGTCCCTGTACAGCCAATCACGAgaaaacgatttgaaaaaataaacagctgAGAGAAATCAGGACCTGAGAAAATTAGAATTACCGCGAACATGACTGTGTCAACCTCTTCTCggatgtcgtcgtcgttgaaaTCCGCATTCGTTTCGGATGCCTTAATGAGTAAATCCAAAAAGGCTAATCTttcttctaaaattaaaaaaaaataatagaattgATTGTCATCAGGTCAAgatataatttgaattttaaaattacttgGGGCGTCGCATTTTTCTTCCTGGACGTTATTGTTGTCTTGGCTTGTCTTGGCTTCCCGTTTGAGCGCTTCGCGTCGATCTTTAATCACcttgattcaattcatttgttaAATCTACACAATGAAAAGAAGCTGCTGATTAATGATTTAGCATACCTGATTGGTGAAGGCGTGAAGAGCTGTGACGCAGCGCTGGTTTTCACGACCCAGTGTGCTAAATTGGTAGATCCAATCGAAGGTCAGCCACGGTCGGATCCCTCGCTCCATGACAATCTGCCCAATTCTGTCGGCCAGcaaaaggcaaagaaagaaagtttgaGCGTTTGAACATCATTTCTCACTCATCGGCCGATAGATTCTCACCTGTGAAGATTTTTCACGTAAATCGCCTTCTCTTCTTCGCTCCTCGTCTGCCGACCCATGGAAGTTTCTGCAACCACATGAATAATTTATGAATTGATGAACGAAGGTCGGccgtttttaaaatattaccgCAGATGATGTCCAGTGCGCATTGCGTCATGATCGGGAAGACGTCGAATTCGGCGTCTCGGTGGATGTCGATGGCTCGATTTAATTGCCGGGCGCAGTCGTCACTCTTCTCGTTGAAAACGTCGACGAAACTGTTGAGGATTTGAAAGTGGAAGGCGGGAGTGAGCAGACGACGGCGGTTCTTCCAACGGGCACCCGTCGTCAGGAACATGCAATTGCCCAGCCAGGGACTCAGGTAACTGTACTCGGTCGCCTTGGTGATGAGTTTCTGGCTGACCAAGATCGGCTATCACCAGGAAAACAATATCaagtttgaaacaaatttgcatCAATGAATGAAATGGGTTTGCTCATTGACGTACCTCCATGAGTTCGGGTGATGAGAGAATAGCCACCGGCCGGAAGCCGCCCCAGGCCCTGTAGATGGGCCCGTATTTCTTGACCCAGTCAAAATGCACAAGTTTGAGAAAttctaaaaaaggaaattggatCATCACCaatcaaagaattgaaattgtcaatttcatccatttgattttgaattcgaATTTCTCCATTATAACACAAACACGCACCATCGAGATCGACGTTCAGATCCAGAAAATTGCCCAGGAAAGGTAAGAAATCCGGTCCAGGCAGTGCGTTGACGAGTCTGACGTTGCGCGATTGACTCCACATCAGGTAATAAACGACGAGCAAAACGGCCAGGACGGTCCAGGTGGTGAAGGGACCCCATCCGATCCACGAATAACTGGCCAGCATCAACACGGCAGACATTGTCGATCCAGCTCAGCAGACTCAGCAGATAGAGAGATGTGTCTATATGAAAtgatgtgctgtgtgtgttgtttccaGCATACGACACGATGGGCAACTAACCTCGGATAACACGGCGTATCCGAATAAATAGCCAAAAGTCCTTTCCCTTACGGAGCCAaccaaattgttatttttccttatgGCGCACAGCAGTAGGAATCCCTGGCCAGCAGTTCCGCGCTGTTATGGGGGGATtctatttaaaagaaaagcgcAAGTGCCGAGTGGGCAGGTCTCTGGCGACCCCGCCCTTTTCCATCTCTATGTCAGTATAGCTATATAAGAGAgggaaaagaggaggagcATTTCCCATCACTTTCCCCCTTCAACCCGCGACCGCTGCTGCACATCGCCAAAGAGATTCCCAGCAGCCCACCAAGTTTGGTCGAGAGCCTTGAAGCCCTATAACGGCGAGTGTGGATGGAATAATataatcattttgaattacaCGTTCAGCAGCCATTCCGCACAACCGCATGTCAGTCGTGGCTGAGATTCTTGCTTTGTTTGATATTATATACACCGAGGTGGGCGGCGGCTGtgtcaacatttttgaaaataaaaaaaagcgggaaatataaaaaagttgACAACTGCAATGCGGAATGCTCTGTCGACTGGATATGCGAAAGCTTCCACTATTATCATCCGGGAATCagtttcttatatattctttcTCCGGGTTGGTGTGTACGTGTACAGTGCAGCTAGCACGGCATCGGCATCATGTTGCTGAGATGCGCATACCAtttcacttttcaaaaaagggggaattaTATTGCCGCCCGGCACTGTGTGCATTGTGTCTAAAATAACAGACGGATTcattcttccattttggcgTGGGTTTCCTCATGAAGAGAAAGTCAAACTGCAACACGTCATGTACTACTAGTGAAAGAGttggacaaaaaaaacagttggCATAGATATAGTTTTCACTCACGTAGTACATATAGGTATATACTCTAGTCGGAAAACCCGTATCAAAATGGCCCATCAGAATTAGACACGGAGGGATTTACACAGTCGGATGGCAGATTTTATTTCAgagattttaataattatattcGGGGATTTAATAATTAATGCCCGTCAAGGACATTATGTTCATTTTATTATGTAAAATGACAATACAAATTTGCGCTGGGATCAGCCTTGAAAAAAGTATGATGTTTCCTTCTTTGTTACtattatttcaaatagatATGGCACGATTAGAACTCCATTAATCTTTATTGCAGCCGTTGCGCATCTTAAGGTAAAGTCACTTCGATGTTCCACGTCACCTCATTAATTACAGAGATGTAGCTGTCCAGGTAGTAAATCTATCTCAAGTTCGCCATAAACATGTCGACCATCGGGGAGTTCCGCATTGTAAAACCCCATGGCCAGATTTCTTATTATAACTATAGCAGCGCATGTATTTTGCGAACGTTACAGTCGTCTATATGATAAGGAACAAACAGAGATTACATCAGCAGGATATGTTCATTTTCAAGGTTTACCTTTTATGCGAGGAGCATGTCGGGAAGAAATTTCGGCAATCGCGGAAATCcggaaattttgaattgtgaAATACTCGATGTAATACCATCTCATTTAAATTCAGCTTTGTCCTCCTGGACATAAGCCGTATATTATTCAAGTGGGAATAGACGAGTCTATGTCAGAGTTTAATGCCCCTTATCAATCAGTATAAgcagttgaaaataaaaccagAAGAACCAGATTTCAGTCCaaacttgatttcaaatttctgaGATGTACACTGTACAGTTCTCTGGGGCGCTTCTATACACAAGGGGACCATATTATAGGGTGAATAGCCTTCAAGGTCAACCggaattttcagttttctgcGTTGCATTTTGAGTGATTGAAAATCCTTGTGGTCTTGAACAACAATGTCGACCTTGCCTGGGCCATGCCTGGGCATTATTTTCCCAATGCGCAGCGCGTTTTAAAATCTACCGCCAAAAGTCCAGACGTTTTGCACGTTTGCCCTTGTG containing:
- the LOC124197669 gene encoding cytochrome P450 4c3-like isoform X2 → MSAVLMLASYSWIGWGPFTTWTVLAVLLVVYYLMWSQSRNVRLVNALPGPDFLPFLGNFLDLNVDLDEFLKLVHFDWVKKYGPIYRAWGGFRPVAILSSPELMEPILVSQKLITKATEYSYLSPWLGNCMFLTTGARWKNRRRLLTPAFHFQILNSFVDVFNEKSDDCARQLNRAIDIHRDAEFDVFPIMTQCALDIICETSMGRQTRSEEEKAIYVKNLHRIGQIVMERGIRPWLTFDWIYQFSTLGRENQRCVTALHAFTNQVIKDRREALKREAKTSQDNNNVQEEKCDAPKRLAFLDLLIKASETNADFNDDDIREEVDTVMFAGHDTTASAMTWFLYCIAKHPEHQQMVMEEVDQVFGGDAERPCSTQDAAQLKYLECCIKETLRLYPSVPAVMRSLTEDIDIGGYTLPAGVSVALMIYGMHHSPLVYPDPEAFKPERFLPENCVGRHPYAFIPFSAGPRNCIGQKYGILEIKIVLANLMRQFRFAVADMSQPMLTPSSEVVLKPKHGVPLIVSKRTTVDGVNQSRSNY
- the LOC124197669 gene encoding cytochrome P450 4c3-like isoform X1; translated protein: MSAVLMLASYSWIGWGPFTTWTVLAVLLVVYYLMWSQSRNVRLVNALPGPDFLPFLGNFLDLNVDLDEFLKLVHFDWVKKYGPIYRAWGGFRPVAILSSPELMEPILVSQKLITKATEYSYLSPWLGNCMFLTTGARWKNRRRLLTPAFHFQILNSFVDVFNEKSDDCARQLNRAIDIHRDAEFDVFPIMTQCALDIICETSMGRQTRSEEEKAIYVKNLHRIGQIVMERGIRPWLTFDWIYQFSTLGRENQRCVTALHAFTNQVIKDRREALKREAKTSQDNNNVQEEKCDAPKERLAFLDLLIKASETNADFNDDDIREEVDTVMFAGHDTTASAMTWFLYCIAKHPEHQQMVMEEVDQVFGGDAERPCSTQDAAQLKYLECCIKETLRLYPSVPAVMRSLTEDIDIGGYTLPAGVSVALMIYGMHHSPLVYPDPEAFKPERFLPENCVGRHPYAFIPFSAGPRNCIGQKYGILEIKIVLANLMRQFRFAVADMSQPMLTPSSEVVLKPKHGVPLIVSKRTTVDGVNQSRSNY
- the LOC124197671 gene encoding cytochrome P450 4C1-like, with product MLLLLPMQSFYSQWISLIGFNWTTWFVLASCAVLAWICWRNSRYVRLINAVPGPKGIPILGNLLELNVGQVEFLRIVHREWVEKHGPIYRGWGGSRSIVCISSPELMEPILASQKLITKGKEYSYLSRWLGACMFLTTGLRWRSRRRLLTPAFHFQILESFFDVFNDQSQQLIKELDAAAAARPAASVDGSVNVYKILTQCALDIICDSSMGRQVRKREETSGYLHSINRITQIVMERSLRPWLDSDLLFNLSALGRENQRCVKILHDFTNQVIQDRKQMLNNNQSDDSVDHVKSQEESPKRRLAFLDLLIQASENGDKLSDDDIREEVDTFMFAGHDTTATAMSWFLYCIARNPEEQKLLFDEVDEVFEDSDRPCTPQDAANLKYLDCCIKETLRMYPSIPGVMRTITEDTEIGGYVLPAGLSVALLIYGMHRNPKVYPEPDTFKPERFLPEHSANRHPYAFIPFSAGPRNCIGQKYAQFELKVVLSWVLRKFEFSLADPSCPAVSASSEIVLKPVDGIHLSVKPRQPNHSATAA